The segment TGCCTCTTTGCGGGGAGCAAGGGCACCCGGCTGTGGCAGGGGGAGGCCCGGCTGCAGGCAgacaggagaaggaaagctAACAAAGAaaccccctcctccctcccccaggagcagggaaagccTCTGGCAAAGGCAGCCATGCAGGCAGGGAGCGCTGTCCCGCTGGGCAGCCCaagctggctgggctggaagcagcagcagccacccggcccccggccctgctcctgcccaccgtgcccagctgccagctcGGCTGCACCTTGTCCTGCCTGTGTGACAAAGGACACCCAGCACCCTCCTGCCTCTGAGGGCAGGCACTGCCCCATCAGATCGGACCCTCGGCTACGGCTGCACCACACAGGCATATTTACACCTTGATTCCCAGGAAGGTTTTGAAATTAACTTGGAAAGAGACCAGACTTAAATACTACGGTGTGTAACAAAACATCCTCAGGGGACACAGCCATCGGGTGCaggtttggaaagaaaaagccaaagatCTGATGTATTTGttggagaaggagaaggcaaggcaagagaaaaagagaggaaaagagaggaaaagggaggacACAGACACCAGCTCATCTGCGGCACCAGATTCCCATCAGGGTCTGCCCACCCACCCTCCTCCCGCCTGCCCACAGAGGCACCTCCGTCTCAGGAGCGCTGCACTcgcctcttttttccccatatcAACCGCAACTTTTGCCTTCCTTTAGGAAGGACAAAAAGATTTCACGCCTAAGTTGCCCTGAACAAAGGCACCTCACGCCagagctttcttttctctcttccttttttttccctcaccaCAAGCTGGCAGCGGGAGGAGTAGCTGGGGTGCGGGGAACTCCACTTTATACCCCCCTGATAGCGCtaaaaagcagctcagaaaacACCGTGAGCTCCAGAGACGCTGTGATGGCAGCATGGAAAAAATTGATCATTATCCTTTGGGATGCAATCTGTAGGGAAACTGGGCACTGTCATACACAACGTGTTTGTGAGGAGATACCAGGCGCTCTGGAGAGTGAGTAGCCTGATGATCGAGGGTCCAAAAGGTGACATTTCTCCTCATTTCCCTCTTTTAGTTACTGGAAAGACCCAGTGGAGATGGGACTTTCACAAATACGGAGACGGTTATCAGGGCCGAAATAAGGACGATACAAAACTGAAGGACACTCcaggctgctgttgctgctgctgattaaaggagcagggagaagcagtgaactgcacagctgggagcagcggGCACAGCCCGACCCGGTGTGTCTTGGCACGGGTGCCCTGCCCGGGCTGTGCCATAGCAGGAAGGTCCCCGCTTGCCAGCTGCATGCCAGGGTGTGCTGTCCCCTCGGGCCCCCGTCCCTGTCCGCTCCCATCCGCGCTGGCCCTGCGCACAGAGCAGCGCTGCCAGCCGCACGCCCTGTGCCCTGCggagctggccctgccagcCGCGGGGCTGAGGGGCGGCCCGGGGAAccggccctgccctgggatAAGGGGAGAACGCCTGtccgtgtgtgtgtgcaccGGGGAGCGGGACCCCTCAGCCATGGGCCAGCGGGGTGGCACGGGGATGGCGTCGTACTCACCATCCACCCCCGGGTGAGGTACGTCCATCGCACCTTATTAATGAGACCGAATTCAGCCGCATTTAAGGCAACCAATAACCAATAACCAACAGCACAGATCAGCGCTGTACCTTGGTTTGCAGCAGCGaacagggaggcagcagggccgGCTGTGTGCAGCGGGGCCCCGGGAGCCACCGGCTGCGGGCTGGGCTGCCTGACCGGGGGATGCGGAGCCACTTGCCGGGAGGAGAGCCGTGCGGCCGCCGCGCAGCCGGCACCGCGGATCCCCGTGGCGGCGGTACGGGAGGAGCCCCGGCCGCTGCCGGGGCCGGTTCCGGGCCGATCCCGGGAGCTCCCGGTGGCACCGGACGCTACAAAGGCGGCGGAATCTTCAACGGCCCCGCCGTCCCCTCACGTCCCCTCACGGAGGCCACGCCCCCCGACCCTCAGCCCGCCAATGCTCCCGCGCGCCCGCCTTTCCCGCCCTTCCCACCGCCCTCACGCCCTCacgcccgcccgcccgcggctCAAGCCCGGCCCTGCGGGCGCGGCCGGGGCGGAGCGGCCCCGGACAGCTCCCGCCGCCCGCagacggcggcggcggcggcgaggcgAGGACATggcgcggggccggcgcggcGGGCCCGGCTGAGCCGCCGCTGCCTGCGGGGCGGGCGGCCCCGGgccgcggcggccgccgccccgATGAGCGGATGAGGAGCGGGCGCGGCGGCCGGCGGTGCCTGGGCGGGGAACCGGCTGCGTGCGCCATGAACCCCGAGCTGGCGATGGAGCCGCTGGGCAGCCTGCACGGGGCGGCGGGGCACGAACCGGAGATgatgggcagccccagccctcaccACGGCGGCCGCAGCGCCGGGCCGCTCCGGGTGCcgccccccccgccgccgccgccgccgccgccgccgcaccaggagctgccccccgccgcccggcccgccATGGTGCCCAGCATGGCCTCGCTGCTGGACGGCGCCGCCGAGTACCGGCCCGAGCTCTCCATCCCGCTGCACCACGCCATGAGCGTGCCCTGCGAGGCCTCGCCGCCCGGCATGGGCATGAGCGGCACCTACACCACGCTGACGCCACTCCAGCCCCTGCCGCCCATCTCCGCCGTCTCCGACAAGTTCCACCACCCGCACGCCCACCCGCAcgcccaccaccaccaccaccaccaccagcgcctgccgggcagcgccggcggcGGCTTCGCGCTCATGCGGGACGAGCGCGGGCTGCCGGCCGTCAACAGTCTCTACGGGCCCTACAAGGAGGTGCCGGCCGTGGGGCAGAGCCTCTCGCCGCTGGGCAACGGGCTGGGCCCgctccctggctcccagcagggcctgcaCGGCTACGGGCCGCCGGGCCACGACAAGATGCTGAGCCCCAACTTCGAGGCGCACGCGGCGATGCTGGCGCGGggggagcagcacctgccccgGGGGCTGGGGACGCCCCCGGCCATGCTGCCGCCCCTGAACGGCGCGCACCACCCCGCGCCccccgggccgccgccgccgcacggccccgcgctgcccgccggccgggagcggccgcccccgccgccggcccgcaggggagcggcgcggggcagctggaggagatcAACACCAAGGAGGTGGCACAAAGGATCACGGCGGAGCTGAAGCGCTACAGCATCCCGCAGGCCATCTTCGCCCAACGAGTGCTGTGCCGCTCCCAGGGGACCCTCTCGGACTTGCTGCGGAACCCCAAGCCTTGGAGTAAACTGAAGTCCGGCCGGGAGACGTTCCGCAGGATGTGGAAGTGGCTGCAGGAGCCGGAGTTCCAGAGGATGTCTGCCCTGCGGCTAGCAGGTAAGTGCAAGCCGGTGCCAGGCGGGGAGCGCAGCGCGACCCTCGGAGCGCAGCGCCGAGCGGCCGGCCGGCCCCGCAGCGCGTCctccgccggcccggcccggccgcttCCCCGCTCCGCCGTGAGCCGCGGGGCTGTGCGGAGCTAGCCGGTCCCCGCCTCCCGCAGCGCCGGCACCGCGCACCCCGGCTGTGTCCTgcggggctgtgaggggctcGGGGGCGGCGGAGGGGCGCGCTCCGCTGCCACCGCCGCgcggcgggccggggctgctctccagggctgggtgctgaaGGTGCGCTCTCCGCCCCGCGCTCTCCGTGAGCGCCCCTCCTGCGGCTGCCGGCGCTGCCGGGCGCACCGAGGGGTGGCCGGGCGGGGGCTCCGCGTCCCGGGACAGGCGGGGCCGGTGGGAGCGGGCGGGGGCCGGACCCCGCGCAgccccggcggccccggcccggccgcatTGTCCGCGGAGGGCGCGCGGGCGCCCCTTGGCGCGGTCGCGGGGCGCCGCAGCCCCCATTGTTCTGCGGGGGCCGCGGGGGGGGCGCGGGCAGCGACCCCCGGTACCGACCCCGGCAGCGCCCGCACCCGCGGGGAGCGGGACAGACCCAGCGAGAGCTGTCCCTGCCGTGAGGCCGTGCGGGGTGCGCCCGCGGCGCCGTGGGTACCCGGAGGTGGCTTCCCGGCCGGTCCCGCGCGGGTGCGGACCGGGCCCCGCCGTGGAGCACGGtcccggggctcccggggctgccTTCCCGCTCCCCGGGAATCCCACGGCCCTGTACGGGGGTGTAGAAGGACACGGGGGACTGTGGCACGGGCAGACACGCGTGGGACAAACCGCAGCATGGGGCGGGGGTCCAGTGGCCGGGGCGCTCTGCTCTGACAGCGACTAAAATCCCGGGATATTTGTGCCACCGAGTCCGcccttcttttatttcagttgatCCCGACGACGGCAGATGGTTTCCCAGCGGGCAGGTACACAGCAGGTTGTTCCCAGGGCTGCCCGCCTTGCCGGCCCAGCCGGAGGGGTCTGAGGGGCcccgggggtctctggggtggGGAAATGGGCACAGGCAGTTCCCGCACGAGGGGCAGCTGCCGGGAGAGGCTGGGATGCGGCGGAGCAGGGCGAACAGGAGCCGCGCATGATTGATGGCCTTAATCCCTGGCCGACCTCTAACCAGAGGTGCTGCGGGTTAAACACCCACGGCCTGGGGTCTCCAGAACCCCCGTGGAGAGTGCTCGGGCTTTGCCGGGATGCGGGGCAGTCCCGCTTCGGGAGAGGGACGCTGATCCCCTGCTCGGCTCTAACGCCGACTGCAAACTCGTCTGTCCCTTCCAGCAGCCGCGGGCAGCCGGCTCTTCTGTGCTTGCAGCCAAAGGAAGGTGCCGGGGTCTGACACGGGCGTCAGAGGGACACAAGGGGTTCGGGTTTTTTGCCGAGCACGCGGTGATGTCGCCTTCACAAACAAACGTGTGTCGAGAGGGAAATCGATGCAGATAATGTTTAGAAGATTAAAAGAGCATTAATGCTGGCAACAGGAGCATCAACGCGTGGACCCAGTTTTCATTGATCTGGAACCTGAGCCGGCTCATTTCCAGTAACGTGGCTggtgcttttccttcccagcactggTCCCGGGTGGGGGTTCCCTGTGGAGCCCTGCATATAGAGCAGAAAATCAGGAATCACAGCTGCATGCAGAGTTATGCCTGTAGAATTCTGGGTCTCTGCTTTACCAGGCCCCCTGAATGCCTCTGCATCCAGGAATAAAGTTTGGAGAGAGCTCAGGTGCTAAGTGGCCATGGACTCCCCATGGAGCGGGAAAGACCTTTGCAAATTACCTTTCCCTTCAGGAAATcgattattttaatttccttttattaccACGTGTGAATATGCGGCCCCATTGCCTCAGtgcttccttcttccccttcgCTCGCTTGCTTAAATCCCTCTGAGCATGGGGAAAAAGCCACAagtatttcaggtttttaaaaacaaaaaatacccacCGGGTAGCCACCCCAAGTGGGGTGCAAATCTGTCCTTGAAGGGAAATCCCCCTCTCCCTGTGGGAGCCGTAGCAATGCGGGTGTgcttagtatttttttcttattatagAAGATATATAGCGTTGTCTATCCTATTCGAACCTAATCCAATTTAATGTTATTATTTCTGTGCTTATTGTCTTTTCTCGGGGGTCTTTAGGACTCCTCGGCCGGGGGCGGCGCTGGGGGTTCTGTGCGGGCAGGACGGGCTGTGCGGGGCAGTTCCGCGGGTGCTCCGCGGGCACAGCGCCCTGCCGGGCTCCCCGTGCCCGTGCCTGGCTGCGGCTGCCCCGGGAGAGCGGCGCCGCCCTCGGgaccctccctgctccctccctcgCCGCCGCGGGAAGGTTCCGGCAAAGCCCCGAACGGACAATCCCGAAATTTCTGCGGGCTCAGCAGGGCGCTCCGCCGCCTGTTTGCCTTCTGCGGTGCCTTGTTGATGACTGAACACTTTTGTACCGAAACACCGTCAGCGGCTCATTCGTGCGGAGCTGCCCGGTGCCCGCTCCGCGCTCTGCCCTGTCAGTACCCTGGAGAGCGGCGGAGAGGGACAGG is part of the Camarhynchus parvulus chromosome Z, STF_HiC, whole genome shotgun sequence genome and harbors:
- the ONECUT2 gene encoding LOW QUALITY PROTEIN: one cut domain family member 2 (The sequence of the model RefSeq protein was modified relative to this genomic sequence to represent the inferred CDS: inserted 1 base in 1 codon), whose product is MNPELAMEPLGSLHGAAGHEPEMMGSPSPHHGGRSAGPLRVPPPPPPPPPPPPHQELPPAARPAMVPSMASLLDGAAEYRPELSIPLHHAMSVPCEASPPGMGMSGTYTTLTPLQPLPPISAVSDKFHHPHAHPHAHHHHHHHQRLPGSAGGGFALMRDERGLPAVNSLYGPYKEVPAVGQSLSPLGNGLGPLPGSQQGLHGYGPPGHDKMLSPNFEAHAAMLARGEQHLPRGLGTPPAMLPPLNGAHHPAPPGPPPPHGPALPAGRERPPXAAGPQGSGAGQLEEINTKEVAQRITAELKRYSIPQAIFAQRVLCRSQGTLSDLLRNPKPWSKLKSGRETFRRMWKWLQEPEFQRMSALRLAACKRKEQEPNKERNNSQKKSRLVFTDLQRRTLFAIFKENKRPSKEMQITISQQLGLELTTVSNFFMNARRRSLEKWQDDLSSGGSSSAPSTCTKA